In a single window of the Anaerocolumna cellulosilytica genome:
- a CDS encoding S8 family peptidase produces MTEAERYKITSNNFADIIISNDSVLNLPEGIPNSTKNVINQQFAIYHIPLEYMTLDSIYKFGYYSVPTCLGLLSDLVNHPYQYSRLPEIFSENLKGNGVIIGFIDTGIDYLNKSFLNQDNTSRILSIWDQSIDSDTYPPNFFYGTAYNQEQINQALQSSNPLSIVPSKDEIGHGTLLAGIAAGTPQSEYAFRGVAPEADLAIVKLKPAKPYLKEFYAIPPDAVCFQENDIMMGVQYLDDLANTLNKPLVICLGIGTNQSDHTGTRPLTRLLARISDYYGRSVIVAAGNEGNRGAHYYGDIKPPAHYDNVSLHVSEAETGFTLQFWGTSPNRFWIDLFAPDGSFLARVPPSPLNSIIIDYQNTIIIADSQLKEPFTTEQLIVLRFQNPLPGQWQLIVYGATGDLPMQFHFWLPIHNFVNSETIFLKPNNYTTITAPGNSPSMITVTAYDTVTTTLYYYASRGNTVTNYPKPDISAPGVNITGPFLNNQMIRTSGTSLASAYTAGISAMLMEWGVVKGNLSDMNNLLIRKILTQSAKRKPDLNYPNPDWGYGTIDINRINRALSDILIVPGLR; encoded by the coding sequence ATGACAGAGGCAGAAAGATACAAAATAACCAGTAACAATTTTGCTGACATTATTATAAGCAATGACAGTGTTTTAAACCTACCCGAAGGTATACCAAACAGCACAAAAAACGTTATTAATCAGCAATTTGCCATTTATCATATACCACTAGAATATATGACTCTTGATAGTATCTACAAATTTGGTTATTACTCTGTCCCTACCTGCCTGGGGCTGCTGTCTGACCTGGTAAACCACCCTTACCAATATTCCAGACTTCCGGAAATCTTTTCAGAAAATCTAAAAGGAAATGGTGTTATTATAGGTTTTATTGATACCGGAATCGATTATCTTAACAAATCATTCTTAAACCAAGATAATACGAGCAGGATTTTATCTATATGGGATCAATCCATTGATAGTGATACTTATCCGCCAAATTTTTTTTATGGGACTGCTTACAACCAGGAACAAATTAATCAGGCATTGCAAAGCAGTAATCCCCTATCTATTGTGCCAAGTAAAGATGAGATTGGTCATGGAACCTTATTGGCTGGTATTGCTGCTGGGACACCCCAGTCTGAATACGCCTTTCGGGGAGTCGCACCGGAGGCAGATCTTGCCATCGTAAAATTAAAACCTGCCAAACCTTACTTAAAAGAATTCTATGCTATTCCGCCAGATGCCGTCTGCTTTCAGGAAAATGATATAATGATGGGCGTACAATATCTGGATGATTTAGCAAATACATTAAATAAACCGCTTGTCATATGTCTAGGCATAGGAACGAATCAGAGCGATCACACCGGCACGCGCCCCTTAACTAGACTTCTGGCAAGAATTAGTGACTATTATGGCCGCTCCGTTATTGTAGCTGCCGGAAATGAAGGCAATCGAGGGGCCCATTATTACGGAGATATTAAGCCCCCTGCCCATTATGACAATGTTAGTTTACATGTAAGCGAGGCAGAAACAGGCTTTACCTTACAGTTTTGGGGTACCTCACCCAACCGCTTCTGGATTGATTTATTTGCCCCTGATGGTTCATTTCTTGCCAGAGTCCCCCCATCACCGCTTAATTCTATCATTATTGATTATCAGAATACTATAATTATAGCCGACAGTCAGCTTAAAGAGCCCTTTACTACTGAACAGTTAATTGTCTTACGGTTTCAAAATCCTCTGCCAGGGCAATGGCAGCTTATTGTATATGGAGCAACCGGAGATTTACCTATGCAGTTTCATTTTTGGTTGCCCATTCACAATTTTGTTAATTCCGAAACAATTTTTTTAAAACCTAATAATTACACCACCATTACAGCACCAGGTAACTCGCCTTCTATGATTACTGTCACGGCTTATGATACCGTTACTACAACTCTGTATTATTATGCCAGCAGAGGTAATACCGTAACGAACTATCCCAAACCAGACATATCCGCACCGGGCGTAAATATTACCGGCCCCTTTTTAAATAATCAAATGATACGTACCTCCGGAACCAGCTTAGCTTCCGCCTACACCGCCGGTATTTCTGCCATGTTAATGGAGTGGGGTGTAGTAAAGGGAAACTTATCAGATATGAACAACCTTCTCATTCGAAAAATTCTTACACAAAGTGCTAAAAGAAAACCGGATTTAAATTATCCAAACCCTGATTGGGGTTACGGCACAATTGATATTAATAGAATCAATCGTGCTCTTAGTGATATTCTTATAGTACCCGGTTTAAGGTAG
- a CDS encoding STM3941 family protein encodes MEKIVIEEKQSKTLRWMALSFILVIVSLVLWILGMRERKTLLWLTGFIAFVSFTLRLIMLMGKALQKKPLITITFDGIIDSSDGGSVGYIPFLDIESFCIVKLPEGKVIGVLPKDEHGFVEKLSPNKQRIAKANLSMNYPPFSLRVDNAKDMSLEDIFTLLKKRLDDYSSLYD; translated from the coding sequence GTGGAAAAGATTGTAATTGAAGAAAAACAATCAAAAACACTACGGTGGATGGCTTTAAGTTTTATACTTGTAATTGTATCATTGGTTTTATGGATTTTGGGGATGAGGGAGAGGAAAACCTTACTATGGTTGACTGGTTTTATTGCTTTTGTCTCCTTTACATTACGCTTAATCATGCTAATGGGAAAAGCCTTGCAGAAAAAACCACTGATAACAATAACCTTTGACGGAATTATTGACAGTTCGGACGGAGGTTCAGTAGGGTACATTCCTTTTTTGGATATTGAGAGTTTTTGCATTGTCAAGTTGCCGGAAGGTAAGGTAATAGGGGTATTGCCAAAAGACGAGCATGGCTTTGTAGAAAAACTTTCACCAAATAAACAACGAATCGCCAAAGCGAATCTGAGTATGAATTATCCCCCTTTTTCTCTTCGGGTGGATAATGCAAAAGATATGTCTTTAGAGGATATTTTTACATTACTAAAGAAACGCCTGGATGATTACAGCAGTTTATATGACTAA
- a CDS encoding MFS transporter — MEKLAKQLTVKYAFLQSAYWISECSIYSFAAVYLQYKKFDNTQIGFILSFAAILSILLQPVIAAIADKTKKVSLRFMVLLLMVFVIGMTLLLYVMQDSFWVTAIVFILINAIQFTLNPLFNSLALEYLNLGIPMNYGLARGTGSISYAIMSYLLGNLVDSYSAGILLPVFLVSYFFAVLAVVLFKINIHKTVTKDAALEQLKDRENDTNTLFNPQYEMDTVQPEKAPSGIFSFFTTYKKFTILLIGIAMVFYSHSLINTYLINIIKQVGGSGSDLGVSLSIAAGLELPTMAVFIYLVRKIPCHKLLVISAFFFFIKAAVTLLAPNVFMIYVSQIFQMLSFALYTPASIYYVNEIVGEHDRVKGQAMLGVAALGIAGTAANISGGKILDSLGVSHMLLVGTLVTFLGFLLVCFSVEKTKKNVF, encoded by the coding sequence ATGGAAAAACTAGCAAAACAATTAACAGTAAAATATGCTTTTTTGCAAAGTGCTTATTGGATTAGCGAATGCTCCATATACAGCTTTGCCGCTGTCTATCTGCAATACAAAAAATTTGACAATACACAGATTGGTTTTATATTATCCTTTGCTGCCATACTATCCATACTACTACAGCCGGTTATAGCCGCAATAGCGGATAAAACAAAGAAGGTTTCCTTACGTTTTATGGTATTGTTACTTATGGTATTTGTTATCGGTATGACCTTACTATTATATGTAATGCAAGACTCCTTTTGGGTTACAGCCATAGTTTTCATTTTGATAAATGCCATTCAGTTTACCTTAAATCCACTGTTTAATTCTCTGGCACTGGAATATCTTAACTTAGGAATCCCAATGAACTACGGGCTTGCTAGAGGAACCGGTTCCATTTCCTATGCTATTATGTCCTATCTGTTAGGAAATCTGGTAGATTCCTATAGTGCAGGAATCCTTTTGCCGGTCTTTTTGGTAAGCTATTTCTTCGCAGTGCTTGCAGTGGTTTTGTTTAAAATAAATATTCATAAAACGGTTACAAAGGATGCAGCTTTAGAACAGCTAAAAGACAGAGAGAATGATACCAATACTCTATTTAATCCACAGTATGAAATGGATACTGTACAACCTGAAAAGGCACCTTCCGGAATATTCAGCTTTTTCACTACTTATAAGAAATTTACAATATTATTAATTGGAATTGCAATGGTTTTCTATTCTCATAGTTTAATTAATACCTATTTAATCAATATTATTAAGCAGGTGGGGGGAAGCGGTTCCGACTTGGGTGTATCCTTATCCATTGCTGCCGGCCTGGAGCTTCCTACAATGGCCGTATTTATATATCTGGTACGTAAAATCCCCTGCCATAAGTTATTAGTTATCTCTGCCTTTTTCTTTTTTATAAAGGCAGCGGTTACTTTGCTTGCCCCTAACGTATTTATGATTTATGTTTCACAAATCTTTCAAATGCTTTCTTTTGCCCTGTATACTCCGGCGTCCATATACTATGTTAACGAAATTGTAGGGGAACATGACCGGGTAAAAGGGCAGGCTATGCTTGGAGTAGCAGCCCTTGGCATTGCCGGAACAGCCGCTAATATAAGCGGTGGAAAGATACTTGATTCTCTTGGAGTTTCCCATATGCTGTTGGTGGGAACACTGGTAACTTTTTTAGGTTTCTTGTTAGTATGCTTCTCAGTTGAAAAGACTAAAAAGAATGTTTTTTAA
- a CDS encoding cyclase family protein — MKLYDITQEVFSSKVYPGDEKPSFEKQCSISEGSLYNLTVFRMCAHNGTHLDAPYHFIEKGKSMEELALEKCFGYCTVVHFESQPDLTLVEGILKICEKKLLLKGNITVTLEMARLFNKFSLDLIGVEGLSVGPVDAPMEVHLELLEQEVVLLEGICLAEVPEGRYLLSALPLKLAGSDGSPCRAILAELD, encoded by the coding sequence ATGAAGCTTTATGATATTACACAAGAAGTATTTTCTAGTAAGGTGTATCCGGGAGATGAAAAACCAAGCTTTGAGAAGCAATGCAGTATATCTGAGGGTTCACTCTATAATCTGACAGTGTTTCGTATGTGTGCCCACAATGGTACACATCTGGATGCGCCGTATCATTTCATAGAGAAAGGCAAGTCGATGGAAGAGCTTGCGCTGGAAAAGTGTTTTGGCTATTGTACGGTAGTACATTTTGAAAGTCAGCCGGATCTAACACTGGTGGAGGGGATACTAAAAATTTGTGAAAAAAAGCTGTTACTAAAGGGAAATATAACGGTGACTCTGGAAATGGCACGGCTTTTTAATAAATTCAGTCTGGATCTAATTGGCGTAGAAGGGCTAAGTGTAGGGCCTGTGGATGCACCTATGGAGGTGCATCTGGAGTTATTAGAACAAGAGGTGGTACTGCTTGAAGGCATTTGTCTGGCAGAAGTACCAGAAGGCAGATACTTATTATCAGCACTCCCTCTAAAGCTTGCCGGTAGTGATGGATCGCCTTGTCGTGCGATACTGGCTGAGTTGGACTAA
- a CDS encoding HAD family hydrolase produces the protein MKTLYISDLDGTLLNEAAQLSPYTIETLNEQIQRGMDFSIATARSLASVKTILAPLNLNLPIVLMNGAAIYDMDAGSYKKVEYLSPSGLNHILNVIHELDLSGFLYEINNSELTTYYQNLETKALKDFYNERVHKYNKYFVQIPNFAQLDREHLMYFTLLDTKEKLEPAYKKLKEHGDLAVAFYRDIYPEEELWYLEIFSTKATKYNAVAYLRNQLQYDVIIGFGDNLNDLPFFKACDKALAVENARVEVKTAAHEIIGHHKEDGVAKWIRRNVSL, from the coding sequence ATGAAAACTTTATATATATCCGACTTAGACGGAACATTGCTTAATGAAGCAGCACAGCTATCTCCCTATACCATAGAAACTCTTAATGAGCAAATCCAACGGGGAATGGATTTTTCCATTGCCACCGCCAGAAGTTTAGCTTCCGTTAAGACCATACTAGCCCCTTTAAACTTAAACCTACCTATTGTGCTTATGAACGGGGCTGCTATCTATGACATGGATGCAGGCAGCTATAAAAAGGTAGAATATCTCTCCCCCTCAGGTTTAAACCATATATTAAACGTAATACACGAACTTGACCTGTCAGGCTTTTTATATGAAATAAATAACAGCGAACTTACTACCTATTATCAGAATCTAGAGACCAAAGCCCTGAAAGATTTTTATAATGAAAGAGTACATAAATATAATAAATATTTTGTACAGATACCCAACTTTGCCCAGTTAGACAGAGAGCATCTGATGTATTTTACTTTATTGGATACCAAAGAGAAATTAGAACCGGCATATAAAAAACTTAAGGAACATGGGGACTTAGCAGTTGCCTTTTATAGGGATATCTATCCGGAGGAAGAACTCTGGTATTTGGAGATTTTTAGTACAAAAGCCACCAAATATAATGCTGTTGCGTATTTAAGAAACCAACTCCAATATGATGTCATTATTGGCTTTGGTGACAATCTAAACGACCTTCCCTTCTTTAAAGCCTGTGACAAGGCCCTCGCTGTTGAAAACGCAAGAGTTGAAGTAAAAACTGCTGCCCATGAAATAATCGGTCATCACAAAGAAGACGGTGTTGCCAAATGGATTAGAAGAAATGTAAGCTTGTAG
- a CDS encoding M42 family metallopeptidase: MNTMDYIIRTIEELVTIPSPSGFTKEVMEYVKKQSESFGYTCSYNQRGGLVVAVKGKNEETLGLSAHVDTLGAMVRSISAQGMLKISLVGGYTMQSIEGSYCKIHTREGRVYTGTILSKSPSVHSYDDARNLERTERNMEIRIDEIVKNKEDVLALGINSGDYVSFDPQFAYTEKGFIKSRHLDDKASVAVLLGMLKEMSENKVIPTKNIKILISNYEEVGFGASWLPEDITEFIAIDMGAIGDDLNGTEYAVSICAKDSSGPYDYELTTNLIQLAKEKQIDYVVDIFPHYGSDVSAALRGGNNIRGALIGQGIHASHGMERTHRKALENTLKLLAEYVTVSAPIN, translated from the coding sequence ATGAATACAATGGATTATATTATTCGTACAATAGAGGAGCTTGTTACTATTCCAAGTCCCTCCGGATTTACAAAAGAAGTTATGGAATATGTTAAAAAGCAGTCTGAGAGCTTTGGTTATACTTGCAGTTATAATCAGAGAGGAGGACTAGTAGTAGCTGTTAAAGGGAAAAATGAAGAAACACTTGGCTTATCGGCCCATGTTGATACCTTAGGTGCGATGGTTCGCTCTATTTCTGCTCAGGGAATGTTAAAAATTAGTCTTGTTGGTGGTTATACCATGCAAAGCATTGAAGGCAGCTATTGCAAGATACATACCAGAGAAGGAAGAGTATATACGGGTACAATTCTTTCCAAAAGTCCGTCAGTACATAGTTATGATGATGCAAGAAATTTGGAAAGAACCGAACGGAATATGGAAATCCGCATTGATGAGATTGTAAAAAATAAAGAGGATGTACTTGCACTTGGGATAAACAGTGGAGATTATGTAAGCTTTGATCCCCAATTTGCATATACTGAAAAGGGTTTTATCAAGTCAAGACATTTGGATGATAAGGCTTCTGTAGCAGTTTTGTTAGGAATGTTAAAAGAGATGTCTGAAAACAAAGTAATCCCTACTAAGAATATAAAGATTCTTATCAGTAATTATGAAGAGGTTGGATTTGGAGCTAGCTGGTTACCGGAGGATATTACAGAATTTATAGCAATTGATATGGGAGCCATAGGCGATGACTTAAATGGGACAGAGTATGCAGTGTCTATCTGTGCAAAGGATTCAAGTGGCCCTTATGACTATGAACTGACCACCAATTTAATTCAATTAGCAAAAGAGAAACAGATTGATTACGTAGTGGATATCTTCCCACATTATGGTTCTGACGTATCTGCTGCATTAAGAGGCGGTAACAATATCCGTGGTGCTTTAATCGGGCAAGGGATTCATGCTTCTCATGGAATGGAACGTACCCACCGCAAAGCTTTGGAGAATACCTTAAAGTTATTAGCTGAGTATGTTACTGTAAGTGCACCAATAAATTGA
- a CDS encoding HAD family hydrolase: MEYILFDLDGTITDPKEGITKSIQYALHKMGIEVTDLDSLCKHIGPPLKEGFMNHWNMSEEEALKAVEGYREYFVPTGLYENVVYEGIEDVCKELLNQGMKLIVATSKPEIYAAAILKHFQLEKYFIDICGATLDGSRSKKGDVIRYALDKNKICDSDVVVMVGDRLHDVLGAQENNIPVVGVLYGYGSKEELKKAGADYIAGNLTELKEILLQNFKSQN, translated from the coding sequence ATGGAGTATATTTTATTTGACTTAGATGGTACGATTACCGACCCAAAAGAAGGAATTACAAAATCCATTCAATATGCTCTTCATAAGATGGGAATTGAGGTCACGGATTTAGATTCTCTATGTAAACACATCGGACCTCCTCTTAAAGAAGGTTTTATGAATCACTGGAACATGTCCGAAGAGGAGGCATTAAAAGCAGTTGAAGGGTATAGGGAATATTTTGTACCTACCGGATTATATGAGAATGTTGTTTATGAGGGTATTGAGGATGTATGTAAGGAGCTTTTAAATCAAGGAATGAAGTTAATAGTTGCGACTTCAAAACCTGAGATTTATGCAGCAGCAATTCTTAAGCATTTTCAATTAGAGAAGTATTTTATAGACATCTGCGGTGCGACCCTTGATGGGAGCAGGAGCAAAAAAGGTGATGTCATCCGATATGCCTTAGACAAAAATAAGATATGTGACTCCGATGTAGTTGTTATGGTAGGAGATCGTCTCCATGATGTTTTAGGCGCTCAGGAAAACAATATCCCGGTGGTAGGTGTTTTATATGGGTATGGAAGTAAAGAGGAACTTAAAAAAGCAGGAGCAGACTATATTGCAGGAAATCTGACCGAATTAAAGGAAATTTTATTACAAAATTTTAAAAGCCAGAATTAA
- the catA gene encoding type A chloramphenicol O-acetyltransferase, whose amino-acid sequence MQFKEIQMDQWVRKEHYEHYKNNVRCSYSVTVPIDVTDLLIKLKAKGLKAYPAQIYLLSSVVNQCKEFRMSTNEEQHLGYWDVMDPMYTVLNTSTETFSSVWTKYDRCFLTFYKRYLEDTAQYANGVLFPQKNIPSNIFNISSVPWLNFTAFNLNVFSNENYYLPIFTIGKYIKEDDKIQMPLAIQCHHAVCDGLHLGRFVDALRYMATHTEEWLLL is encoded by the coding sequence ATGCAATTTAAAGAAATACAAATGGATCAATGGGTAAGAAAAGAGCATTATGAGCACTATAAAAACAACGTTCGCTGTTCATATAGTGTAACGGTTCCAATTGATGTAACTGATTTATTGATTAAATTAAAAGCAAAGGGTCTAAAAGCCTATCCGGCACAAATATATCTCTTATCATCAGTGGTGAATCAATGCAAGGAGTTTCGAATGTCTACCAATGAAGAACAGCATCTAGGTTACTGGGACGTAATGGACCCAATGTATACCGTTTTAAACACCAGCACGGAAACATTTTCATCGGTATGGACTAAATACGATAGATGTTTTCTTACATTTTATAAAAGGTACTTAGAAGATACAGCACAGTATGCTAATGGGGTTCTTTTTCCCCAAAAAAATATTCCTTCTAACATCTTCAATATTTCCAGTGTTCCATGGCTTAATTTTACCGCTTTTAATCTTAATGTCTTCTCGAATGAAAATTATTATTTGCCAATTTTTACAATTGGTAAATATATAAAAGAAGATGATAAAATACAGATGCCCCTTGCGATACAATGCCATCACGCTGTTTGCGATGGCTTGCATCTTGGAAGGTTTGTGGATGCACTGCGTTATATGGCAACACATACAGAAGAATGGCTCCTTTTATAA
- a CDS encoding exodeoxyribonuclease III produces the protein MKLISWNVNGLRACITKGFEDFFKQADADIFCIQETKMQQEQAEIAFDGYTQYWNSAVKKGYSGTAVFSKKEPLSVAYDLGLDKHNDEGRTITLEFEDFYLVTVYTPNSKRELARLDYRMEWEDDFREYLLKLDKLKPVILCGDLNVAHTEIDLKNPKTNTKNAGFTKEERAKMTELLGNGFVDTFRYLYPEVTEAYTWWSYMFKAREKNAGWRIDYFVVSECLKDKIQDSLIHKDTLGSDHCPVELDIDLD, from the coding sequence ATGAAGCTTATTTCATGGAATGTAAATGGCCTTCGGGCCTGTATTACAAAGGGTTTTGAGGATTTTTTTAAACAGGCAGATGCTGATATATTTTGTATCCAGGAAACAAAGATGCAGCAGGAGCAAGCCGAAATCGCTTTTGATGGCTATACCCAGTACTGGAATAGTGCTGTTAAAAAAGGCTATTCCGGTACGGCAGTTTTTTCAAAAAAAGAGCCTCTTTCGGTGGCATACGATTTAGGACTTGATAAACATAACGATGAAGGAAGAACCATTACTCTGGAATTTGAGGATTTCTATCTAGTAACGGTGTATACTCCCAATTCGAAAAGAGAGCTTGCCAGATTGGATTACCGGATGGAATGGGAAGATGATTTCCGTGAATACCTTTTAAAGCTGGATAAGCTTAAGCCAGTTATTTTGTGTGGGGACTTAAATGTTGCTCATACGGAGATTGATTTAAAAAATCCGAAAACTAACACCAAAAATGCTGGATTTACCAAAGAAGAAAGAGCCAAGATGACAGAACTCTTAGGCAATGGTTTTGTCGATACCTTCCGCTACCTCTATCCGGAGGTTACAGAGGCTTATACCTGGTGGTCTTATATGTTTAAGGCAAGAGAAAAGAATGCGGGCTGGCGTATTGATTATTTTGTTGTCTCTGAATGCTTAAAGGATAAAATACAAGATAGCCTTATTCATAAAGATACTCTGGGAAGCGACCATTGTCCGGTAGAGTTAGATATTGACTTAGATTAA